Proteins from a single region of Bactrocera neohumeralis isolate Rockhampton unplaced genomic scaffold, APGP_CSIRO_Bneo_wtdbg2-racon-allhic-juicebox.fasta_v2 cluster10, whole genome shotgun sequence:
- the LOC126765335 gene encoding uncharacterized protein LOC126765335 → MDPTLFFYLSSSESDGDEKIVRRQLRNRSNPLALPNTAFLKRFRLTKEAFEYVLNNICLTQSDVRAVPPVLQLATTLSHLASGGYQHSVGSDYFIGICQSTISKLASHVLKEMETKLCPQFIRFTPEDSLTCKEWFVHKYKIPGVNEHMYFYRKGYHSINAMIISLTKLWLLTVNTVVQPTTHLIGNTRTREGGMFSLVSHFEEVFRKGGGGWGLAKPPPPPLKGNEWSF, encoded by the exons ATGGATccgactttgtttttttatttgagctctagtgaGAGTGATGGGGATGAAAAAATAGTGCGGAGGCAACTAAGAAATCGGAGCAATCCTTTGGCACTGCCGAATACAGC ATTTTTAAAACGATTTCGTCTAACTAAAGAGGCTTTTGAATATGTCctaaataatatatgtttaaCGCAATCTGACGTCAGAGCAGTGCCTCCAGTGCTACAATTAGCAACCACGCTCTCACATTTGGCTAGCGGTGGATACCAGCACAGTGTAGGCAGTGACTATTTCATTGGGATTTGTCAAAGCACTATTTCGAAGCTGGCATCCCATGTGCTTAAAGAAATGGAAACGAAGTTGTGTCCACAGTTTATACGGTTTACACCAGAGGATTCCCTTACGTGTAAAGAGTGGTTTgtgcacaaatataaaattcctGGAG TAAACGAGCACATGTACTTCTATAGAAAAGGCTACCACAGTATCAACGCTATGATA ATATCACTTACAAAATTATGGCTATTAACTGTCAATACGGTGGTGCAGCCTACGACTCATTTGATTGGAAACACTCGGACCAGAGAAGGGGGAATGTTTAGTTTAGTATCTCATTTTGAAGAGGTTTTTCGCAAAGGGGGAGGGGGCTGGGGGCTTGCTAAACCGCCCCCCCCCCCTTTGAAAGGTAATGAATGGAGCTTTTGA